Proteins encoded in a region of the Streptomyces sp. NBC_00258 genome:
- a CDS encoding phosphotransferase family protein: protein MRIDGRVPDGATEITTGQANRVWHIGGREPYILKHYSDPARATNEAAALALLTHHRAPSPRLLHADVDRQPAWTAQSVTQAEPVPAGQFLDELVGPLAAVHAIPGTHFGRLAGAARHPTWRDYLHDRLNLYTATAPGLVTVAAALRQDLDRVNLDIEPRLLHHDLQPGHLFRVPDGPRLLLDWELAAFGDPLSDLARLAVRLRLLSPQSVLTHGLTPAGQRRLGLYWRLHLIADAALATDLRVQAHALALTAGTIT, encoded by the coding sequence GTGAGGATCGACGGCCGCGTCCCCGACGGCGCAACTGAAATCACCACCGGCCAGGCCAACCGCGTCTGGCACATCGGCGGACGCGAGCCGTACATCCTCAAGCACTACAGCGACCCGGCCCGTGCCACCAACGAGGCCGCCGCCCTCGCCCTCCTCACCCACCACCGGGCCCCCAGCCCCCGCCTGCTGCACGCTGACGTCGATAGGCAGCCGGCCTGGACCGCCCAGAGCGTCACCCAGGCCGAGCCCGTCCCCGCCGGCCAGTTCCTGGATGAACTCGTCGGCCCCCTCGCCGCAGTCCATGCCATCCCCGGAACACACTTCGGGCGCCTCGCCGGAGCCGCCCGCCACCCCACCTGGCGCGACTACCTCCACGACCGCCTGAACCTCTACACAGCCACGGCACCCGGTCTCGTCACCGTCGCAGCAGCCCTCCGCCAAGACCTCGACCGAGTGAATCTCGACATCGAGCCCCGGCTGCTCCACCATGACCTCCAGCCCGGACACCTCTTCCGCGTCCCGGATGGCCCACGGTTACTACTGGACTGGGAACTCGCCGCTTTCGGCGATCCGTTGTCCGACCTCGCCCGCCTCGCCGTACGTCTGCGCCTGCTCTCACCTCAGTCCGTACTCACCCATGGGCTCACTCCAGCCGGCCAGCGGCGCCTGGGGTTGTACTGGCGTCTCCACCTCATCGCCGATGCGGCTCTGGCCACCGACCTCAGAGTTCAGGCACACGCCCTGGCCCTCACCGCTGGCACCATCACATGA
- a CDS encoding peptide deformylase, translating into MRPSQQMRNLGIVQYGAPILTGTARPLGLPDERETADTVISQLLDAMERIRHAHDFSGKGLGLAAPQIGIGRAAAVVQPPHADPIVLLNPRITAASDEMDEKFEGCLSFFDVRAPVPRPLQITVETVTPDGSTATTVYERGEARLIAHEIDHLGGLLLLNRIRPGVAPIPVEEYRGTAEATGRAWSYE; encoded by the coding sequence GTGCGACCCAGCCAGCAGATGCGTAACCTCGGCATCGTCCAGTACGGTGCCCCGATCTTGACCGGGACCGCCCGCCCCCTTGGACTCCCTGATGAGCGGGAGACCGCCGACACCGTCATCAGCCAACTCCTCGACGCCATGGAACGGATCCGCCACGCGCACGACTTCTCCGGCAAGGGCCTGGGCCTGGCCGCCCCACAGATCGGCATCGGCCGGGCCGCAGCCGTCGTCCAACCGCCCCACGCGGACCCGATCGTGCTCCTCAACCCACGTATCACTGCCGCCTCCGACGAGATGGACGAGAAGTTCGAAGGGTGTCTGTCGTTCTTCGACGTACGGGCCCCGGTCCCCAGGCCCCTGCAGATCACCGTCGAGACGGTCACGCCGGACGGCAGCACCGCGACCACGGTCTATGAACGGGGCGAAGCCCGGCTCATCGCGCACGAGATCGATCACCTCGGCGGTCTTCTACTGCTGAATCGGATACGGCCTGGCGTGGCCCCAATTCCCGTCGAGGAGTACCGCGGGACGGCCGAAGCCACCGGCCGGGCCTGGTCATACGAGTAG
- a CDS encoding NUDIX domain-containing protein — MAEPVIATVRNAAKAVVLHDGRVLLQRAHWEGQDCYFLPGGGQHPGESLGTTVRREVHEETGLVVTLERLLWLREYIGAHHGGAPEDHRVEAIFLCRPEGIPGQLGGHAEDDVQTGLEWVELEKVPGLNLLPQGLRGPIADLAHGEPPTRYLGDIA; from the coding sequence GTGGCTGAACCCGTTATCGCGACTGTCCGCAACGCGGCCAAGGCCGTCGTCCTCCATGACGGCCGTGTCCTGCTTCAGCGCGCCCACTGGGAGGGCCAGGACTGCTACTTCCTTCCCGGCGGAGGCCAGCACCCCGGCGAGTCCCTCGGCACCACGGTCCGCCGCGAGGTCCACGAGGAGACCGGACTGGTTGTCACGCTCGAGCGCCTGCTGTGGCTGCGCGAGTACATCGGCGCCCACCACGGCGGCGCCCCGGAGGACCACCGAGTTGAAGCGATCTTCCTGTGCCGACCCGAAGGCATCCCGGGCCAGCTAGGCGGGCATGCCGAAGACGACGTACAGACCGGGCTGGAATGGGTGGAGCTGGAGAAGGTGCCCGGCCTCAACCTGCTGCCCCAGGGCCTGCGGGGTCCGATCGCCGACCTCGCCCACGGCGAGCCTCCCACCCGCTACCTCGGCGACATCGCCTGA